ATATTTTTAACGCAGAGGTTGACCTCACGATGTGAGTTCAGGGCATCCGTCTGCGAAAATCATTTAACTAACTTTCATTACCCGTCACATGGTAAATTGAAAGGAGAACACCATGGGAAACGCACTACCATTGATCATCCAGCTCATCAGCGGCGCGTTGGGCGGCAATCTCGCAGGTTCTTTGATGAAAAAATTGTCGCTGGGTTCTGTTCTCAATTCCATCATCGGCATTCTGGGCGGTGGCTTGGGCGGACAAATACTCAACTCGATCGGAGTAGCCACCACAACTGGAGCTGGCTTGGATCTTGGCACCATCATCAGCAACATCCTTGGTGGCGGCGTCGGTGGCGGCGTGGTACTGGCCATTATTGGTCTTCTAAAGCAGGTTTTTGGGAAAAAGTCGTAATTCAAATTGACCAGGCCTTTGCTTCATGTGCGGGGGCCACTTTTTTTGCATCGGGAACCACAGTGAGCGTCCAGCCCAAGCTGGAATACTCTTTGTTCAACCGGAGAAACGTGCTATGGCGAACATCAAGGACATTGAAGGAATTGGTCCGGCCTATGCCGAGAAACTTAAGCCAGCCGGCATCACCACAGTATCTGCTCTGCTGAAAAAAGGGGCAGCACCCCAGGACCGAAGGAATCTGGAGGCTGCCACCGGCATCAGCCATGAATTGCTCCTCAAGTGGATCAATCATGCGGATTTGATGCGCGTCAAGGGAGTTGGTCCTGAATATGCCGAGCTCCTGGAAGCTGCGGGCGTCGACAGCCTGCCGGAGCTGGCCCAACGGAATGCCGAAAACCTTCATCCTAAGATGATGGCAATCAATGCTGAGAAAAAACTAGTTCGTCGTCCGCCCTCCCTCAAACAGGTGAAGGGTTGGATCAAACAGGCGAACCATCTGCCTCGCACCATTACGTATTGATACACCTCTGGCGTTCACTCAGGTGCAAAGTATCCGTTGGATGCTTTGCACTTTTTTTTTACAAGGAACTCAACCATGGCGTACATCGCAAAAACAAAGTCGCTGCTTTCTCTCCTGCTGCTCACGTTTAACGCCCTGATATTCGCAAACCAGCCCAACCGCACAGACGTGAAAGGATGGATGGAATCCTCCTTTACTCAGCCGGATCGCTTCTTCTTTTCCTTGCGTTATAATGACAAACCCCTGGCGCAGCTGGTGGAAGGATGGAAATCCGATCAGATCACCAGACGAAGCGGTGCGGACCAGTTGGAGCGCGATTATATTTTCATTGATCCGGCCACCGGCCTGCAGCTCACTTGCAGCTGCACCCTATGGGAAAATTCCTCAGCTGTGGAATGGGTCCTGCGGATCAAGAACACCGGCAAGCGAACCACGCCGATCATCAGCGACCTCCAGGCTTTAGACCTGGTTACTGGCAGACAGCGCAAGGATCCGGTCCTGCACTATGCCCGCGGCGCGGTGTGCTCCTGGGATGACTTTCAGCCCATGCGCCGCGTCTTGAACCGGGGCGCCAAAATGGCCCTGCAGCCTGGCGGCGGCCGTTCCTCCAGCGATTTTCTGCCGTTTTTCAATCTCGAGCAGGCGGATCAGTCAGGCCTGATCATTGCGGTCGGCTGGAGTGGAGAATGGAGAACAGAATTTTCCGCGGATTCGAGCAGGGCCACGCGAATCCGCAGCGGCATGGCGATGACCCGGCTGGTGCTGCACCCGCAGGAGGAGATCCGCAGTCCCCGCATTGCTTTGATCTTCTATCAAGGTGCACCTGGAGCAGGTCAAAACCTCCTGCGTCGACACCTCCTGGCACACCATCGGCCCAAAAGAAATAATCAGCCGATTTCCACGCCGCTTTTCGCCGCCAGCTGGGGCGGCACACCGGCAACCGTCCATGTTGAAGATTGCCGAAAAATCATCGAAGCCGACCTGCCGGTCGACTACTACTGGATCGATGCCGAATGGTTTGGCACGGGCAAATGGCATCAAACGGTGGGCGATTGGCGCGTTAAAAAAGAGCTCTATCCCGAAGGCCTTAGACCGATCAGC
The genomic region above belongs to bacterium and contains:
- a CDS encoding DUF4332 domain-containing protein, which gives rise to MANIKDIEGIGPAYAEKLKPAGITTVSALLKKGAAPQDRRNLEAATGISHELLLKWINHADLMRVKGVGPEYAELLEAAGVDSLPELAQRNAENLHPKMMAINAEKKLVRRPPSLKQVKGWIKQANHLPRTITY